TATTAGTTACTTACGTTTTGGATGAAAAAAAATGAGgatttgtaaatattatatattatatattattatagatatcgattttagatatatttttcgaaaaattaaaattacttaatAAATTTTAGCTGAGATGAATCATACACTAAATGCAATGAACAAATAAATTGTTTCAttgatttataaatattataataaatacataaatgtaaaactttaataaataacctaaaaatttaaaaagaaaaaaaattaaaattaaaaaaaatatttaacttcaCTTTCAACTTAAGTTTAGCCTAAAGCCTAAAAGAGTTTTAACATGTCTCTAAACATGACATATCTTTTCATTCCAtgacatttattaaaaaataatgtaccTGATGTATcagtacaagaaaatcatgaaatagaaattgagatcgaaataattagttgtaatagtaactaaattagagaccattttaaaaactaaaaaaaaatggtttctaaattagtttatattattgttaaataatttctaaattagtatctaattagcaatcaagtttttcctaaataattgatagttaaaatcttaCTTGATAATATTTGATTCAAATATTATCAATATCcatttcataattatttttttattggataaaaatgtatattaGTCTCATTAAGATAAAATGAGAGTATATTTCTTTTAGTGGAATTAACATGAAATTTCACCCAAAAAAAAAGTAGAACAGatgtacattaaaaaatatcaccTAATATTTTGCTAGCTTCCTTCTTTGACTTACCTTAACAAATTAAGGTAAAATCCTTTCCTATGTTATGCATATCTTACAATGTTCTcccataaaattatatatatatatataggcaAGATATTGTTTCAATTACTAACATAAACAATTTATTCActtaatgattaaaataaaaacataaccaGTAAGAGTTATTAATAGAACATTTATAATCCCGAATTAAGTTTTAACTTGAAGAATCAGAAATGTGTTGATTGGCTCATGTAGCCAACACTGCTTTGCAAGACAATACAGGATATAACCGTTGTACAAAATGAAAAGCTACAGCTGCTTGTGTTGGTGAGTAAGggtaacataaaataaaatattatagtgGCATTAAAAGACATTAAATACAAATTGCGTATATAGAAAGGTACAAAAGGACGAAAAAACTCATAATATATAAtgtttctttcttttgtaattatgAAAAGGAcgtgattattttatttgtgcAAAATCATAGCCCCTGGTTTTGGAGTTTGATGCATTTTACAAAGGTTACAATTAATCATTAGCTAAACATTAACCCTTTCCTAATATAAGCGAGGGAATTTAGTGGTCTCCTCAAAATTTTGCGAGCCAATGGTTAATTACGCAACGAAtcgaaaagaaagaagaaaggagcCTTTATAAAGGGTTTGAAGAATaagataacaacaataataacaatCTTTTATCCTTTCTAAGCCTGCATTAAGAGGGAGGACGATCAAGTAAACTTGATTCAGTCTCCCTAAACCCTAACTTGATTCATTCTTCCTGTCAAATATTGAACATGGGAAACTGTGGTAGCAATCCCAAGACCGATGAGGGTCCTATGGACATGCCTGAGCCTATGACCAGAGAGATCAAAGTTGAGCAGAAGGAGAATGAACTAAATATTGACACCAACAAGGAGGAAACCCTAAATGACAACAAGGAAGAAACCCTAAATGACTCCGACAATAAGTCTCTGAGAAACTTGCTTGATGAGGTATTACATTTTTCCTTCAAATTTCAATGAATATTTTCATTCAATTTATAATGGAAACatataagttaaaataataGTTGTGACCTTGTAATGGCAGAAAGTAGATGAGGCACCGAAGATAGAGGAAGTAAAAGCTGAAGCGAAGGCAGAAGAACCTAAAACTGAGGTGGTAAAGGTCGAAGAAGAGAAGCCGAAAGCAGAAGAAGAGGCGAAGATTGAGGCCTAAAGATGAACAATAGcgttatattttaaatacacaaaatttgttctttttctgTTCAACGGTCCACAAAAATTGACTACATCTGTTGTCTAAATTCACTATATGAATTTTGGCTTCTTcgtttaatatatatttctacCAATTTTCTCAAAAGTATTTTCACTCTTTTTATATACGTTGTTTTCCAATTTCTGAAAAGATTAAGATTTTAGAtcattatttatgtttttctttaagaGTTTATCTAATTATCGCAAGTGTTTAGTTTTTATCggtgtatatattttaaaataaagtattatacaaaaataatactTTACATACGATACTAGTAAAATTCATTTCACAGCGggcaatttaaaataaattcatattataaaaaaatacaaataaatagcactcgttatttttatttataatattatttactttCATAAAAATTACTATTGCAATTGTAAGGCAACAAGGAGTGTAAAAGTGAGCTAATAGAGAGAATTATCAAATTAAAGTACATTTTCAATTCAAATAATTCTAGTAATAAATTACACCTAATTCAAAATTCTCAACTATTCTGCTTTTACCTCAATTAATTTATCAAAAGTCTCATGATAGACCTTATATTGACTATATTACAAGGAAGTAGATATTTAGTATTGACTAAatatagtaaaagaaaaaattgacactaattaattaataacgTCAGATCTTTCTTACACATCTAGCAAATAATTGTAAAATCATGGATGCTAGTTTATTAGTGTCATTTTTACCCGAATCAAAATATAGATGCTAACATTGGCTAAGCCACACTATTCCATCACtaagttttaaattaattttaatttattagattGTCACTACATCATCTCATatgttaaatatataataaattacaaCTAACTAGTTTATAAGTTGTGttaagtattatatatatatatatactttaaatTATCTTATATTGTATgcttaatatatataatataagaatGATAACAAACTATAGTATGTCACAAATGTGACTTTTTTTAATGGAGAAGGTTGgactaaagataaaaaataactattagtGGGAGAAAGATCTCTTTCTTGTGGGAGAGGAACATTCTTTCTTGCGGAAGAGGTCTTTCATCTTGAAAGATGGAAGAAgaaattttatattgaaaaatGTGAAAACTAACCGTGAGCACATTTATATAGAAAAATGACAAAGGTGAGCCTAAACTAATTAGTGGGTGTAACTTAAATAgacataaaaaagaaacaattttACAGAACTAGTAAATATCACATCGGTAAATCGTTGTTTATTtatatcacatttttttttaagtgttacCTTTAGAATTACCTTTAGAATGTCTATGCTAAACAACTAAGCAATGACTTAAAAGTGGTCACAAACATATAAATGTGACCTAAAAGtgaaaaagataatatttttacaaatgtGACATAAACATAAATGCTCCAGTTAAAAAATCATTGTCTAAATTTTACGATAAAAAGTGTTGCCTACACATTGACAAAAAAATATTGTCTATCCTACTACTCCAAGACAACaagcagaaaaaaaaagtgttgctTATTTCACTAGTTtacaaatcaaaattcaaaacaaactTTGGTGTaaaatcaaaatccaaattattaataatagtattattatttaacattgttaataatattaataattacaataataataatattattattattcataataatattaatattaataatatgtttattatcaataataataatcataatatgacAACAAAATTTGTATGGCGTAGTGATTATATATGTTATGTTTATTCATGGGATTTGAGTACGATTCGCTCTCACAAACAAATtgttaatattaacattaataataataatatagttgtatttctatatgtccACATTTGAAAAAGTGTTGCCTATGATTCATAGATCACTATAGGCAACAATTATATAATTCTTTGCCTAAACATAGGATTGTTGCTTTagactttaataaaaaaattgttgccTACAACTTTAGCCCATGACGAACTAAACCAAGACTAGGAATTCATTACCTAAAGTTTATGGTCACGATTTTTCATTGTTGTAAAATCATTTTTGTTGTAGTGTTGGAATCGTAGATTTACGAGATCTAGCGGTGGAGTGCACTAGATCATTGGGTTGTTCTTACTTATTTATAAACATATCGTGGGTCACTCAAGTAGGGGAGCACTTGCACTACACTATTTTTCATTTTAGGTCACGCTGACATGTCAACGGGTAAAAAAGTTTGATATATTGTTATAATGCCTAGTTCATCATGGTTTTTAGAGTTTTTTGCTAACAAGTTTCTTGTTTTACGACCTTGTACAAACATTATACTTTGATTTTCCTTTATGTAAACAATACAAGTGAAATCGTGCAAACATGACATGACTTTAATTGAACGTAGTCACACACTTAAGCAAAATCGTCCTATTGCCACATGACTTCTACACAAAACCATTGAACCAAACTCGTGGAGTAACAGCATGTCTTCATCTTAGAGATTAAACCACACTGATAACGAAATTCGTGTGAGACTCTATCTCATGAGTAATCACATCCAGATGTTtacttaaatttgaaaatttccATTGCTATCGATAGCCTTCAATGTATTTTTCCAATGCTTAAAAATAGATCTGTAGATATAGCTAATAAACTAGAGAGAAGTTTAGCATGTCTGAGATGGGAGCATTTTTAAAGCAACTAAATTTCTTTTAGCCATTTTATTTTCAACACTTCACAAACAGATTCACCAAAATAGTGATGAAAACCAGCACCTCCACAACACTGAAAAAACATTAGTACAAACATACACAACAATCACCTATGGATAAAACAGAGGCAATTTTCATGTCCCACAGCAGAAGCTATACAACGTGGTTGGCACTTCCCATCTCGGAACCACTCTTGACGCTTCTGCAGGAGTTCATTGAGAAAATCATGAAGCTTCTCTATGGTGACATTTGGCATCACCACCACATGAGCAATGTTTCCTTGGCATGCCAACTGCCACTTGTGCACGAACTCCTCATCATGTGGTCTCTCGAACACAACCGTGCTGCTCAGCTCGTTCACCATTGCTCCAATGCCTGCCTCCACAAGCTGACCTTTGAAGTAGTGTGCATTGCGCAAGCACTTCTGCACCTCTTTCTGCAAACCTCTGTACCCTTTCATGTTTAGACTGTACCAGAGGAATATGGGGGCGTGCCCGTTCCTGCTTCCCACGAACTTGTGCCCAGAAACACTCACACTCCCTATAGGCTTCTTGAAAGAAACTTTTGGAGCCTGACAAATCGTCAACCCAATTATTTATTCAACACGTCAGAATTGTAAAGAACGTGCcttttgattattaattttggTTCAAAACTTACACGTTTCACAAAAGGTAACATGAGACCAAACAGAGCCCCATCACAATGAATGTAGAAGCTGTCACGTGAAAATCCTGCTTCCTCAATTTTCTTTATAACCAGGTCAAGGTCATCCACAGCTCCTTTCACAGTTGTACCTGCAATGTTTGAGTGTAAGAGCCACAATAAAGGAGAGGAGAGGGCATAAGGGAGTGAGAGAGGATGAAAAAATTGCCTATGTTCACATTCACAATCGCTGGCTTGTCCTTGTGACAAAGAAGCTTGGCCTTGAAATCATCACAGTCAATTTCACCAGAACAAAGTGTGTCAATCTTCACACATTCCATTCTGTACATACGAGCAGCTTTGAATACAGAATAATGTGACTCCTCTGAGGCATATAAAATCCCATCTGGGAAAACCTCTCTCCTGCAAAACTCATTTAACCACATTCGGCATATTATTTTCAACAACAACATACACAAAAACTAGCTGAAACTAACCCAACAAGGATTCCATGGAGATTGCCTTCTGTGCCACAGTTTGTTATATAGCCCCAGTACTCGTCTTTCTCCAATTCCCACAACCTCGCAAACCAGTCCAAAACACCAACCTCAAACTGCCTCGAGTGGACACCATAGTTGCTTTCAATAAATGGATCTCCCAAGTTGTTGATAGAAAAGTGCTGAAGTTGAGAGAGTGCCTCATAGTCAAAATCCAAATTATAGGGGTAACCTGAGATAGATTTTTCCAAAAGATTAGTTAGTATATGAGATAAACCTGTTACCTAACTAATTATGTTTATTGCAGACAAAAATACGTGCAAATATAATATCAAACCTAAATGATATTTTGTCCTTTCAGTCAGAGATTTTTTGTATTTAGCCAACACACTTGCCATATAAGCTTCCCTTTCACCAGTAACCTCATCATCTATATCAGGCTCTGAGACTTCAAGGCACATGGTATGGATATTTCTTCCCAGGACAATATTTCTCTCCCCATTTTCTGTACCATTCTGAGCCTCTCCCTTGCCTGCAATGTCATCCTCTTCGGCCATGAGTGGTACATGTACATGATCTGTTATAAAAGCCGTGGAATTGAAAACCTCAGGCAAAGGTTTCATTGTTCCATTAATGCTGGAATCAGGAGCTAAAACATCAACACTTCCAGCCATCTTGCTACTTGCAGCACAAGAAATTATCTGACAGACAGAACACACAAGTTGGTTATCAAACAAAAAGAAGAACCTAAGTGCAACAAATAAACCATGAGCCTCAAGCCAA
The sequence above is a segment of the Phaseolus vulgaris cultivar G19833 chromosome 2, P. vulgaris v2.0, whole genome shotgun sequence genome. Coding sequences within it:
- the LOC137809741 gene encoding uncharacterized protein produces the protein MGNCGSNPKTDEGPMDMPEPMTREIKVEQKENELNIDTNKEETLNDNKEETLNDSDNKSLRNLLDEKVDEAPKIEEVKAEAKAEEPKTEVVKVEEEKPKAEEEAKIEA
- the LOC137811809 gene encoding serine decarboxylase 1-like isoform X2 → MAGSVDVLAPDSSINGTMKPLPEVFNSTAFITDHVHVPLMAEEDDIAGKGEAQNGTENGERNIVLGRNIHTMCLEVSEPDIDDEVTGEREAYMASVLAKYKKSLTERTKYHLGYPYNLDFDYEALSQLQHFSINNLGDPFIESNYGVHSRQFEVGVLDWFARLWELEKDEYWGYITNCGTEGNLHGILVGREVFPDGILYASEESHYSVFKAARMYRMECVKIDTLCSGEIDCDDFKAKLLCHKDKPAIVNVNIGTTVKGAVDDLDLVIKKIEEAGFSRDSFYIHCDGALFGLMLPFVKRAPKVSFKKPIGSVSVSGHKFVGSRNGHAPIFLWYSLNMKGYRGLQKEVQKCLRNAHYFKGQLVEAGIGAMVNELSSTVVFERPHDEEFVHKWQLACQGNIAHVVVMPNVTIEKLHDFLNELLQKRQEWFRDGKCQPRCIASAVGHENCLCFIHR
- the LOC137811809 gene encoding serine decarboxylase 1-like isoform X1 codes for the protein MAEFWLEAHGLFVALRFFFLFDNQLVCSVCQIISCAASSKMAGSVDVLAPDSSINGTMKPLPEVFNSTAFITDHVHVPLMAEEDDIAGKGEAQNGTENGERNIVLGRNIHTMCLEVSEPDIDDEVTGEREAYMASVLAKYKKSLTERTKYHLGYPYNLDFDYEALSQLQHFSINNLGDPFIESNYGVHSRQFEVGVLDWFARLWELEKDEYWGYITNCGTEGNLHGILVGREVFPDGILYASEESHYSVFKAARMYRMECVKIDTLCSGEIDCDDFKAKLLCHKDKPAIVNVNIGTTVKGAVDDLDLVIKKIEEAGFSRDSFYIHCDGALFGLMLPFVKRAPKVSFKKPIGSVSVSGHKFVGSRNGHAPIFLWYSLNMKGYRGLQKEVQKCLRNAHYFKGQLVEAGIGAMVNELSSTVVFERPHDEEFVHKWQLACQGNIAHVVVMPNVTIEKLHDFLNELLQKRQEWFRDGKCQPRCIASAVGHENCLCFIHR